Proteins co-encoded in one Waddlia chondrophila WSU 86-1044 genomic window:
- a CDS encoding AMP-dependent synthetase/ligase has protein sequence MDPLHTIGEVVQYIEDNHSNPKAFNFFEEGEWKHLSTEQFLFDLKRLTYGLISQGLRRGDKVGILAHSSPQWNLADFAIIMAGGVSVPLFVKIASESFIYEVAQANTRFLFVQGKDQWEMYEKHRNLFEKVIGLDDPGEIVGAMKYHEILKEGEKLWEAKPRLWKELQSRLKSDDLATIIYTAGSMGMPKGVMLTHLNLCHLISGDIFHWKPQEQKYLSILPLAHVFARQINLILISWGVPIYYLNDLSQLTNVCKELNPSLMIVVPRLLEKMYDAMNAKVRGIRSKLLRGISLWAFKLARDPGESIIKNWVLRPIADYLVYRKLRRSLGDQWEVILCGGAALDHGLNRFYVRIGLPIYEGWGLTEGSTACVNYPGEVKIGTVGPPLPGVKVKLGENDEILLGGPTVMKGYYRNPEATEAVLDDEGWLHTGDKGKIDEKGRLSIVGRVKEQFKLSSGEYLSPSRIEHMLNQHPLVDLSMVIGEKRKYAACLLFVDHAGLKRLRKETGQSEVSDEELLESEKVRREMEVFLDSVNKRINHWEKLVKWKFIMDAPSIENGELTPTLKLRRSNILEKYEDVVEAIYSVEE, from the coding sequence ATGGACCCGTTACATACTATCGGCGAAGTGGTCCAATATATAGAAGACAATCACTCTAACCCGAAAGCTTTTAATTTCTTTGAAGAAGGCGAGTGGAAGCACTTGTCGACGGAGCAGTTCCTTTTTGATCTGAAACGTTTAACATACGGTTTAATCAGCCAAGGGCTGAGACGGGGAGATAAAGTTGGCATACTTGCGCATTCTTCGCCTCAATGGAATTTGGCGGATTTTGCGATCATCATGGCCGGTGGTGTCTCTGTTCCTTTATTTGTAAAAATTGCGAGTGAAAGTTTTATTTACGAGGTCGCTCAAGCAAATACCCGTTTTCTTTTTGTCCAAGGAAAGGACCAATGGGAGATGTATGAAAAGCATCGCAATCTCTTTGAAAAAGTGATCGGTCTTGACGATCCGGGCGAGATTGTCGGCGCCATGAAATATCATGAGATCCTTAAAGAAGGAGAAAAGCTGTGGGAGGCTAAGCCTCGATTGTGGAAAGAGCTGCAGTCACGGTTAAAAAGTGATGATTTAGCGACCATCATCTATACAGCGGGCAGCATGGGAATGCCGAAGGGAGTGATGCTCACTCATTTGAATTTATGCCATTTAATTTCAGGCGATATTTTTCATTGGAAACCCCAAGAACAAAAGTACTTAAGCATTCTACCATTGGCTCATGTCTTTGCGCGGCAGATCAATTTAATCCTGATCTCATGGGGAGTTCCCATTTACTATTTAAACGATTTGTCGCAGCTAACAAATGTTTGTAAAGAGCTCAATCCTTCATTAATGATCGTTGTTCCCAGATTGTTGGAAAAAATGTACGATGCAATGAACGCTAAAGTCAGAGGGATACGGAGCAAACTACTGCGTGGAATCAGTTTATGGGCATTTAAACTTGCTAGAGATCCTGGCGAATCTATCATCAAGAACTGGGTATTGAGACCAATTGCAGATTATTTAGTCTATCGAAAATTGAGAAGATCGCTTGGAGATCAATGGGAGGTGATCCTTTGCGGAGGCGCTGCTCTTGACCACGGATTGAATCGGTTTTATGTGCGCATCGGATTGCCGATTTACGAAGGATGGGGATTGACAGAAGGATCGACTGCGTGTGTCAACTATCCCGGAGAGGTCAAAATCGGTACGGTAGGGCCGCCATTGCCGGGAGTAAAGGTCAAACTTGGAGAGAACGATGAGATTCTATTAGGCGGTCCAACAGTGATGAAAGGGTATTATCGGAATCCAGAGGCAACCGAGGCGGTTTTAGATGATGAAGGTTGGCTTCACACAGGCGATAAGGGAAAAATCGACGAGAAGGGGCGCTTAAGCATTGTTGGGAGAGTGAAAGAGCAGTTTAAGCTTTCTTCTGGAGAGTATCTGTCTCCTAGCCGTATTGAGCATATGTTGAATCAACACCCATTAGTTGACCTGTCTATGGTCATTGGAGAAAAGAGAAAATACGCTGCTTGTCTTTTGTTTGTGGATCACGCAGGTTTAAAAAGATTGAGAAAAGAGACAGGTCAAAGCGAAGTCTCTGATGAAGAATTATTAGAGTCTGAGAAAGTAAGGCGGGAGATGGAAGTCTTTTTGGACAGCGTCAATAAGAGAATCAACCATTGGGAGAAGCTTGTGAAGTGGAAATTCATTATGGACGCCCCTTCTATTGAAAACGGCGAGCTGACCCCGACATTAAAACTCAGACGCAGTAACATTTTGGAAAAATATGAGGATGTTGTTGAAGCTATTTATTCAGTTGAGGAGTGA
- a CDS encoding 3-hydroxyacyl-CoA dehydrogenase NAD-binding domain-containing protein encodes MGKAFHLTIDPNGIARLAFDYPGEKVNKISLEVLEELDAVLEGIKDNQQIKALVITSAKEKIFIAGADLKSFERLFKNFDLAEGMIKKGHSVYNKLEELPFPSIAVIDGVCLGGGLELALACTYRVVGDSSKTTLGLPETNLGIFPGWGGTQRLPRLVGLMEGLKMVLTGRPVDAKKAFKIHLADAIFPSEFMKEKTDAFVEEILTSKGKEKVLERRKSRGLMSLLFERNPIGRAFVFWQSRRSVLQKTKGQYPSPLAALDLIQNTYTMPLKKGLKKEVEAFVKSMSGAFQCAPNLIYIFFNSEQMKKDPGMIGGQATGKEVKSVGVLGAGVMGSGIAWLMSYRDLPVRMKDVNWKAVGSGFKSAWDTYKVLIKKRKLKPAQANRKFHLISGTIDYTGFDKLDFVIEAAVENLELKHKILKELEANVRPDAIIATNTSSLTIDELAPALKHPERLVGMHFFNPPARMPLVEIVSGEKTSPEAVQTVFELCQRLKKTPVVVGDCSGFLVNRVFAHGFVEIMRMLEEGVPQERLDKLFLKFGLPMAPFVLADEIGNDVNLKAMKSFESAYGIRMEVPKLLEKLNEKQLYGRKVGKGFYIYDKKSKKINPEITSFLPHQNGMNISDTDAIDRVMLAMINEAARCLQENVIHNPGYLDMALVFGVGFPPFRGGLLRYADSIGIEKLMDKYGHLVSTYGERFVPCEKLKEMQASRRGFF; translated from the coding sequence ATGGGCAAAGCATTTCATTTAACAATTGATCCGAATGGAATTGCGCGGTTGGCTTTTGATTATCCGGGTGAAAAAGTGAATAAAATCTCTCTAGAAGTTCTTGAAGAGCTGGACGCTGTTTTGGAAGGGATAAAAGATAATCAACAGATCAAGGCTTTAGTCATTACAAGCGCTAAGGAGAAAATCTTTATTGCCGGAGCGGATTTAAAGAGTTTTGAAAGGCTGTTTAAAAATTTTGATCTGGCGGAAGGGATGATTAAAAAAGGACATAGTGTCTACAACAAGCTGGAAGAGCTGCCTTTCCCATCGATAGCTGTCATTGATGGCGTGTGCCTTGGAGGAGGGCTGGAGCTTGCTCTAGCCTGCACTTACAGGGTTGTCGGAGACAGTTCAAAGACGACTCTTGGCTTGCCTGAAACCAATTTGGGGATTTTTCCCGGATGGGGCGGCACGCAGAGGCTGCCGCGGCTTGTCGGCTTGATGGAAGGGTTGAAGATGGTGTTGACAGGCCGGCCTGTCGATGCGAAAAAAGCTTTCAAAATCCATCTTGCCGACGCCATTTTTCCTTCTGAATTTATGAAGGAGAAAACCGACGCGTTTGTCGAGGAAATTCTGACTTCTAAAGGGAAAGAGAAGGTTTTAGAAAGAAGGAAGTCAAGAGGATTAATGTCTTTGTTGTTCGAACGCAATCCCATTGGCAGAGCCTTTGTCTTTTGGCAAAGCAGGCGAAGTGTTCTGCAAAAGACAAAAGGGCAGTATCCCTCGCCTTTAGCTGCGCTTGACCTTATTCAGAACACGTATACGATGCCGCTTAAAAAAGGATTGAAAAAAGAGGTTGAGGCTTTTGTTAAATCGATGTCGGGAGCTTTTCAATGTGCGCCCAATTTGATCTATATTTTCTTTAACTCGGAGCAGATGAAAAAAGATCCTGGGATGATTGGCGGCCAAGCAACGGGAAAAGAGGTAAAGTCGGTCGGCGTTTTGGGAGCAGGGGTGATGGGAAGCGGCATTGCCTGGCTAATGAGCTATCGCGATCTTCCTGTCCGAATGAAAGATGTCAATTGGAAAGCTGTTGGGAGCGGGTTTAAATCTGCTTGGGATACATACAAAGTTCTCATTAAAAAAAGAAAGCTTAAGCCGGCGCAAGCCAATCGCAAATTTCACTTAATTTCCGGGACTATCGATTATACAGGGTTTGACAAGCTCGATTTTGTGATTGAAGCGGCGGTGGAAAATTTGGAGCTCAAACATAAAATTCTCAAAGAACTTGAGGCTAATGTGCGGCCTGATGCGATTATCGCGACGAATACATCTTCTTTGACAATCGATGAATTAGCACCGGCGTTGAAACATCCGGAAAGATTGGTCGGCATGCATTTTTTCAATCCGCCGGCCCGCATGCCGTTAGTTGAGATTGTGTCCGGAGAAAAAACCTCGCCGGAAGCTGTGCAAACAGTCTTTGAATTGTGTCAGCGTTTAAAAAAGACTCCCGTTGTCGTTGGCGACTGTTCCGGCTTCCTTGTCAACCGCGTTTTTGCCCATGGCTTTGTCGAGATCATGCGGATGCTTGAGGAGGGGGTTCCTCAAGAGAGGCTCGATAAGTTATTCTTGAAGTTCGGCTTGCCGATGGCGCCGTTTGTCCTTGCCGATGAAATTGGCAATGACGTTAACTTAAAAGCGATGAAAAGTTTTGAAAGCGCTTACGGCATACGGATGGAGGTTCCCAAACTTCTTGAAAAATTGAATGAAAAGCAGTTGTATGGGAGAAAAGTGGGCAAAGGCTTTTACATCTATGATAAGAAATCGAAAAAAATCAATCCGGAAATCACCTCTTTTCTTCCCCATCAGAATGGAATGAACATTTCAGACACAGATGCAATTGATCGCGTGATGCTTGCGATGATCAACGAAGCTGCCAGGTGTTTGCAGGAAAATGTCATTCACAATCCAGGCTACCTTGATATGGCTTTGGTGTTTGGTGTCGGATTTCCCCCTTTTCGAGGCGGACTTCTCCGTTATGCGGACTCTATTGGTATTGAGAAGTTGATGGATAAATACGGTCATCTTGTGTCGACTTATGGGGAGCGGTTTGTCCCTTGTGAAAAATTGAAGGAGATGCAGGCATCCAGGCGTGGGTTTTTCTAG
- a CDS encoding acyl-CoA dehydrogenase family protein has product MADLENDDGATALVDVSEPGGEAKREALEVAEDAREKEWKHPSFGSQMFMGNFNPSLMHPFPKQSEEDKKEGEDFIKDLGDYLKNNLDPEAVDKNREIPEEVMEELARRGVFAMKVPKEYNGLGFSVTNYNKAVMKIASYCGGTGVLVSAHQSIGVPQPLKMFGTEEQKKKFFPRFREGAISAFALTEPEVGSDPAQMSATAKLTEDGKHYILNGTKLWCTNGTIADVIVVMANTAPKMVKGREKKQISAFILEMDTPGVEVVHRCEFMGLGAIYNGVLKFTDVKIPAENLIWKEGKGLSMALATINVGRLTLPAASVGGAKQCLSIARRWGKERVQWGLPIGLHEEGRQKLAFISSTTFAMEALTYLTSAWADDGTVDIRIEAAMAKLFCTESFWKITDATMQLRGGRGYEKASSLKARGEPGYPVERAMRDCRINMILEGSSEIMRLFLAREAMDPHLSRAKDLLFKRLSKGETFKKILSLAGFYALWYPKQFIKPLFTSSYSDFGPLAQYMKFCERSSHRLARNIFWYMGRYQQKLERKQMILGRLMEIGTELFVMAATCSYAVMKHRENPSDHTAIDLADYFCRMAKRRVLGRYRSLTDNEDRAANALAKKVMDDQLRWLEEGIIWIGPKN; this is encoded by the coding sequence ATGGCTGATTTAGAAAATGATGATGGAGCAACTGCTTTGGTCGATGTATCGGAACCAGGAGGCGAGGCGAAACGAGAGGCTCTTGAAGTGGCCGAAGACGCTCGCGAGAAAGAATGGAAACATCCAAGTTTTGGCTCTCAAATGTTTATGGGAAACTTTAATCCCTCTCTGATGCACCCTTTTCCAAAGCAAAGTGAAGAGGATAAAAAGGAAGGGGAAGACTTCATTAAAGACTTGGGCGATTATCTTAAAAATAATCTTGATCCTGAAGCTGTGGATAAAAATCGAGAAATTCCTGAAGAGGTGATGGAAGAGCTGGCTCGTCGAGGGGTCTTCGCCATGAAGGTTCCCAAAGAGTATAATGGGCTAGGATTTTCTGTGACAAATTATAATAAAGCCGTCATGAAAATCGCATCGTATTGCGGTGGGACAGGCGTGCTCGTTTCTGCTCACCAATCGATCGGCGTTCCGCAGCCGTTAAAAATGTTTGGCACAGAGGAGCAGAAAAAAAAGTTTTTCCCCCGATTCCGAGAAGGGGCTATTTCAGCATTTGCTCTGACAGAACCGGAAGTCGGATCTGATCCGGCTCAAATGTCTGCCACAGCCAAATTGACAGAAGATGGAAAGCACTACATCCTCAATGGGACCAAATTGTGGTGCACCAACGGGACGATTGCCGATGTGATTGTTGTGATGGCCAATACAGCGCCCAAAATGGTTAAGGGGAGAGAAAAAAAACAGATCTCAGCGTTTATTTTGGAAATGGATACGCCCGGAGTGGAGGTTGTCCACCGTTGCGAATTTATGGGGCTGGGTGCAATTTATAACGGTGTATTAAAATTTACGGATGTCAAAATTCCTGCTGAGAATCTTATTTGGAAGGAAGGTAAAGGACTTTCTATGGCTCTTGCGACAATCAATGTCGGGCGCTTAACCCTTCCTGCCGCAAGTGTTGGAGGGGCGAAGCAATGCTTGTCGATTGCTCGCCGCTGGGGAAAAGAAAGAGTGCAGTGGGGGCTTCCTATTGGTTTACATGAAGAGGGAAGGCAAAAGCTGGCATTTATTTCTTCGACAACTTTTGCTATGGAGGCGCTGACCTATTTAACTAGTGCCTGGGCCGACGATGGTACTGTCGATATCCGTATCGAGGCTGCAATGGCAAAGTTGTTTTGCACAGAGTCTTTTTGGAAGATCACAGATGCGACGATGCAGCTTCGAGGAGGCCGTGGTTATGAAAAAGCAAGCTCTCTCAAAGCGAGAGGAGAGCCAGGATATCCGGTTGAACGAGCAATGCGCGATTGCAGAATCAATATGATTCTGGAAGGCTCTTCTGAAATTATGCGCCTTTTTTTGGCTAGAGAAGCGATGGATCCGCACTTAAGCAGAGCTAAAGATCTTCTGTTTAAAAGACTTTCAAAAGGGGAAACGTTCAAAAAAATCCTCTCTTTAGCAGGGTTTTATGCTTTGTGGTACCCGAAACAATTCATCAAACCTCTCTTCACATCCTCTTACAGTGATTTTGGCCCTCTTGCGCAATACATGAAGTTTTGCGAACGTTCATCCCATCGTTTAGCCAGAAACATTTTTTGGTACATGGGGCGATATCAGCAAAAGCTGGAGCGCAAGCAAATGATCTTGGGACGCTTAATGGAAATAGGCACTGAGTTGTTCGTTATGGCCGCCACATGCTCTTATGCAGTCATGAAACATCGGGAAAATCCATCCGATCATACAGCAATTGATTTGGCGGACTATTTCTGTAGAATGGCAAAGCGGCGAGTATTAGGCCGCTATCGTTCTCTAACCGATAATGAAGACAGAGCAGCAAATGCTTTAGCTAAAAAGGTGATGGACGATCAATTGAGATGGCTGGAAGAAGGGATTATTTGGATCGGACCGAAAAATTAA
- a CDS encoding Lpg1974 family pore-forming outer membrane protein: MINMKKAVAAILLTFASLTTTAQADCWDSSCNDCCPDITVGVDWLYWSPCINDRHFALTTDGVDVNTHYFCNEWDFGSRVYAKLGNWWNGFNGALIYTYINPKTSSSLKSDAIILSVAAPDEIPSFNDLDAKWELQYQTLDAVLSYSIDVTQNRCFKIEVFSGLTWIDVKQKTEYVFDLNEGGFTNRNFDRQNDFWAVGPCLGLNSSFSFFDCFKIFGTLKTNLVVGETASKDVLFRKVAGDEKDSVKDEILTTCKVKDRCFCLPGLHLASGIEYEICLYETTFGLRLGWEYVQWINAPTFPCYELDGSRVRSAPSTNNLTMQGIFFGLNSTF, from the coding sequence ATGATAAACATGAAAAAGGCAGTGGCTGCGATCCTTTTGACTTTTGCTAGCTTGACAACAACTGCTCAAGCTGATTGTTGGGATTCATCATGCAACGATTGCTGCCCTGATATTACAGTGGGAGTCGATTGGCTTTACTGGAGTCCTTGCATCAATGACCGGCATTTCGCTTTGACAACTGATGGAGTGGATGTCAACACGCATTACTTTTGCAATGAATGGGATTTTGGATCTCGCGTCTATGCCAAATTAGGAAATTGGTGGAATGGGTTTAATGGAGCTTTGATCTATACCTATATTAATCCAAAAACAAGCAGCTCTCTTAAAAGTGATGCCATCATACTCAGTGTCGCAGCGCCTGATGAAATACCTTCTTTTAATGATCTCGATGCTAAATGGGAGCTGCAATATCAAACACTTGACGCTGTTTTAAGTTATTCAATCGATGTTACGCAAAATAGATGTTTTAAAATTGAAGTCTTTTCCGGACTCACTTGGATTGATGTCAAACAGAAAACAGAGTATGTCTTTGATCTAAATGAAGGGGGATTCACAAATAGAAATTTCGACCGTCAGAATGATTTCTGGGCTGTTGGTCCTTGTCTTGGTTTGAATAGCTCTTTTAGTTTTTTTGATTGTTTCAAGATTTTTGGAACATTAAAAACCAATCTGGTTGTTGGGGAAACTGCGAGCAAAGATGTCCTTTTTCGAAAAGTCGCTGGAGATGAAAAGGATTCGGTAAAGGATGAAATTTTGACAACCTGCAAAGTTAAAGATCGGTGTTTTTGTTTGCCCGGGTTGCATTTAGCCTCTGGAATTGAATACGAAATATGTCTGTATGAGACAACTTTTGGCCTCCGTTTAGGGTGGGAATATGTTCAGTGGATCAATGCTCCGACGTTTCCTTGCTATGAGTTGGATGGTTCGCGTGTGAGATCTGCTCCAAGCACGAACAATCTTACGATGCAGGGGATCTTTTTCGGTTTGAATTCTACGTTCTAA
- a CDS encoding IS630 family transposase: MKILLVAKSTSQHAVSMQFLTKQEREQLQAQHRFERDRRICDRIKAILLYDKGWTFPEIAEALLLSEGAIRNHIKEYQSHKKLRPEGGGSMEKLSDSESSELEKHLLEYTYLHVTSIVAYVNVRFGHHYSIPGMTSWLKRHGFSYKKPKLVPGKADKDEQQKWIDAYAKFKANLPGDETICFTDGVHPTHNVQLGYGWIKKGVDKLIPANTGRSRLNLTGSIDILSYKVFLQEDKTLNADATIRFFQSLEQHYSGKTRIHVFCDNAPYYRNREVTKYLKNSKIQLHFLPPYSPNLNPIERLWKWMKETVVYNTYYSDFYEFRQAIFGFFRTLSGLDPGSTLGSCFRSRVGDRFRAMGAPATP, from the coding sequence ATGAAAATTTTACTTGTTGCTAAATCGACTTCCCAGCATGCTGTTAGCATGCAATTTCTCACAAAACAAGAAAGAGAACAACTTCAGGCACAACATCGATTCGAAAGAGATCGACGTATTTGCGATCGTATTAAGGCAATACTGCTTTACGATAAAGGGTGGACCTTTCCGGAGATTGCCGAAGCTCTGCTACTCTCTGAGGGTGCTATTCGTAATCATATCAAAGAATATCAGAGCCATAAAAAATTACGGCCTGAAGGTGGCGGCAGCATGGAAAAGCTTTCTGATTCAGAATCCAGTGAACTCGAGAAGCACTTGCTTGAATACACCTATCTCCACGTTACCAGCATTGTTGCATATGTGAACGTGAGATTTGGCCATCATTATTCGATACCAGGAATGACATCTTGGCTTAAAAGACATGGATTTTCTTACAAAAAACCCAAGCTTGTGCCAGGAAAAGCCGACAAAGATGAACAGCAGAAATGGATCGACGCATATGCAAAATTCAAGGCAAATCTTCCTGGTGATGAAACGATTTGCTTCACGGACGGTGTTCACCCTACTCACAACGTTCAACTTGGATATGGATGGATTAAAAAAGGTGTAGACAAACTGATACCTGCAAATACAGGTAGATCCAGACTTAATTTGACCGGTTCCATTGATATCCTATCTTACAAAGTATTTCTTCAAGAGGACAAAACGTTAAATGCTGATGCGACTATCCGCTTTTTTCAGTCTCTTGAACAACATTATTCAGGGAAAACCCGGATACACGTTTTCTGTGATAATGCCCCATATTATCGGAACCGGGAGGTTACAAAATATCTAAAAAATTCTAAAATTCAACTCCACTTTCTCCCTCCCTATAGCCCAAACTTGAACCCAATCGAACGACTGTGGAAGTGGATGAAAGAAACAGTGGTTTATAATACGTACTACTCGGATTTCTATGAGTTCCGTCAAGCAATTTTTGGGTTTTTCCGTACTTTATCGGGTCTAGATCCTGGGAGCACTTTAGGGAGTTGTTTTAGATCTCGAGTTGGAGATAGATTCCGAGCAATGGGGGCTCCCGCCACCCCCTAA
- a CDS encoding Lpg1974 family pore-forming outer membrane protein, which yields MMSIKKTMAAIFLSVASLTTSVQANYWGSCNDCCPDVTVGVDWLYWSPCASDRHFALTTEGIDSEVNVKTHYLCDEWDSGVRVYGKLGNLWNGFNGGLIYTYINPKTSGSVEQIGNNGVVFSFGLPIPGESGGLLQGSRLDAKWELQYQTLDAILSYSIDVTQNRCFKIEAFSGLTWVDVKQKASYTLDQVGGNEIEIRVDFDRNNDFWAIGPCFGLNTSFRFCDCFNIFGLVKTSLVVGESKNKDVIYGTRGSSETSTFVTVTAKDKCFCFPGLHLATGIDYELCLCNITLDLRLGWEYVQWINAPTFPYYELDGLGVRSAPSTNDLTMQGIFLGLNTTF from the coding sequence ATGATGAGTATAAAAAAAACAATGGCTGCGATTTTTTTGAGTGTCGCGAGCTTAACGACATCTGTTCAGGCGAATTATTGGGGTTCATGCAACGATTGCTGTCCTGATGTGACAGTGGGAGTTGATTGGCTCTACTGGAGCCCTTGTGCCAGTGACCGGCACTTTGCTCTTACGACTGAAGGAATAGATAGTGAAGTTAACGTCAAAACCCATTACCTTTGCGACGAATGGGATTCCGGAGTGCGTGTTTATGGCAAGCTGGGAAATCTATGGAATGGCTTTAACGGAGGATTGATCTATACCTATATTAATCCAAAGACAAGCGGCTCTGTCGAGCAAATCGGTAATAATGGTGTTGTGTTTAGCTTTGGTTTGCCAATCCCTGGAGAGAGTGGAGGACTCCTTCAAGGTAGCAGACTTGACGCTAAATGGGAACTCCAATACCAAACGCTCGATGCGATTTTGAGCTATTCAATCGATGTCACGCAAAATCGATGCTTTAAAATAGAGGCTTTTTCAGGGCTCACTTGGGTCGATGTGAAACAGAAGGCAAGCTATACGTTAGATCAAGTTGGAGGAAACGAAATTGAAATACGCGTAGATTTTGATCGTAATAATGACTTTTGGGCTATTGGCCCTTGTTTTGGGCTCAATACCTCTTTTAGATTTTGTGATTGCTTCAATATTTTTGGATTGGTGAAAACGAGCTTGGTTGTTGGGGAATCGAAAAATAAAGATGTTATTTATGGAACAAGAGGATCTTCTGAAACTAGTACTTTTGTAACTGTCACTGCTAAAGATAAGTGTTTTTGCTTTCCTGGATTGCACTTAGCGACAGGGATTGATTATGAATTATGCCTGTGCAACATCACATTAGACCTCCGTTTGGGATGGGAGTATGTTCAATGGATCAATGCTCCGACGTTTCCTTACTATGAATTGGATGGCTTGGGTGTAAGATCTGCTCCAAGCACAAACGATCTTACAATGCAGGGGATCTTTTTAGGTTTGAATACGACGTTCTAA
- a CDS encoding thiolase family protein: protein MKERIAIMTGLRTPFCKAGGAFKHWEAEDLGAYVVKELLARTSIDPEVIDEVIFGNVLQPPHATNIARVLAVKGGLSVKVPAFTVNRNCASGLEAIATAMNKILMDEAEVILAGGTESMSNFPVLFGKKARDFIQRLSKAKSFKQKLSAIVSFRPGFLKPEIPGIADPLCSLTMGQTAEVLSREFHITRFDQDEFALMSQLRAASAQDEGRLAEEIVPIPTPPQFTVQELDDGVRRETTIEGLTKLKPAFDKLTGSVTAGNSSQVTDGAAAVLLMRESKAKELGIEPLGYIREYATAALEPSKMGLGPAYAIPKVLKKVDKELSNIDLIEINEAFAAQVIACERALASEEFAKRELGRATAVGVINRDKLNVNGGAVALGHPVGVSGTRLVLTALKELRRRGKQTGLVSMCVGGGQGEAAILEVE from the coding sequence ATGAAAGAACGCATAGCGATCATGACTGGTTTGCGAACGCCTTTTTGCAAGGCAGGCGGAGCATTTAAGCATTGGGAAGCGGAGGATTTGGGAGCTTATGTTGTCAAAGAACTCTTAGCGCGAACCTCTATTGATCCAGAGGTTATTGACGAGGTGATTTTCGGCAATGTGCTACAGCCGCCTCACGCAACGAACATCGCCAGGGTTCTGGCAGTCAAGGGAGGGTTGTCAGTGAAAGTTCCTGCTTTTACTGTCAATCGCAATTGTGCTTCGGGTCTGGAGGCTATCGCAACAGCGATGAATAAAATTTTAATGGATGAGGCAGAAGTGATCCTTGCAGGAGGAACGGAATCGATGAGCAATTTTCCTGTCTTATTCGGAAAAAAAGCGCGCGATTTCATCCAGAGGTTGTCGAAAGCAAAATCGTTCAAGCAGAAGTTAAGCGCTATCGTCTCTTTTCGTCCTGGTTTTTTAAAGCCAGAGATTCCTGGGATTGCAGATCCGTTATGCAGCTTGACAATGGGGCAGACAGCTGAAGTCTTATCGCGCGAATTTCATATCACAAGGTTTGATCAGGATGAATTCGCATTGATGAGCCAACTGCGTGCTGCAAGTGCGCAAGATGAAGGAAGACTGGCTGAAGAGATTGTCCCGATTCCAACGCCGCCGCAGTTTACTGTTCAAGAGCTCGATGACGGTGTGCGGCGCGAGACGACTATTGAAGGATTAACGAAGCTGAAACCGGCATTTGATAAGCTGACAGGTTCTGTGACTGCAGGCAATTCTAGTCAAGTGACTGACGGGGCTGCGGCGGTTTTATTAATGAGAGAATCCAAAGCTAAAGAGTTAGGGATTGAACCTTTGGGGTATATCCGCGAATATGCAACAGCAGCATTAGAGCCTTCAAAAATGGGTCTGGGACCAGCTTATGCAATTCCTAAAGTGTTGAAAAAAGTGGACAAGGAATTGAGTAACATTGATTTGATCGAAATTAACGAAGCTTTTGCCGCGCAGGTGATCGCTTGCGAGCGAGCGCTAGCATCGGAGGAATTTGCAAAAAGGGAGTTGGGAAGAGCTACAGCGGTAGGAGTCATTAACCGCGATAAGTTGAACGTCAATGGTGGGGCAGTGGCTTTAGGGCATCCAGTCGGCGTTTCCGGTACGAGGCTTGTTCTGACGGCGTTAAAAGAGTTGAGGAGAAGGGGTAAACAAACTGGCTTGGTCTCTATGTGCGTTGGCGGCGGACAAGGGGAAGCTGCGATTTTGGAGGTGGAATAA